The genome window GAGTGGTCAAAAAAACAGGAATATCCCCTATATTGCAAAAGTTCGCCCACGTGCACTACCTTTGAGATTAAATGCGCAGGAGAAAAATATGCATGCAAAATTGGTTGAAAAAATAGGCAGTACAGCTTTATGGAACCGTTTTGAGATACCTGATCACTTTAAATATGCGGAAACGGAATGATGTTTTTGACACAAAAGAAACGGTCGTTGCGGGGAGGGGAACACCACAACGACCTTACCGCTACATTGTACCCCAGCTATCACGGGAGGAGTAAAATGAAAGCCATCGCACCCCACAATAGCAAAGAAAAGCTCTCGGTACTGAATCCAAAACGTAGCGGACACCATCGTGGATATAGATAAAAAATGGCTTTTCAGAGGCAAAAAATAAATTTTTGAATTAATTTAAAAAATAATTTTAATATAGACTGTAATGGAGAAATAAAGCCATCATGAAAATGAATGATCATCTTTTTTGGTTGATGGATCAGGTTATATTTTTCGCGCTTATTATGCGTTACCTTCTTTGAAGAGAAAAAAAGATGGACTTCCGGTAGGAGCTGTTGCCGGTTTTTGTAGCATGTTGTGGAAATTGCTCTGTGATGCGCGTAACACATCTGTAGGCGCTGTTCCTACGCATTTTGCTGTTATCTTTGATCATTCATCTGATACGTTTAGAAAGAAAATTTATCCCCAGTATAAAGCGAATAGAGCATCTCCACCCGAAGACCTCATTCCTCAGTTTAATTTGATAAGGGAAGCAACAAAAGCTTTCAACATACCATACGTTGAAAAAGAAGGCTTTGAAGCAGATGATTTAATTGCTACTTATGCACATTTAGCGACTAAAGCGGGGGTAAAAACAACGATTATCTCTTCGGATAAAGATCTGATGCAATTGGTTAACACATCTGTATCTTTGTACGATGGAGTGAAAAATAAGCATATAGGTATTGCTGAAGTTGTAGAAAAATGGGGTGTTACACCCGAAAAAATGATCGATTTACAGACTCTAGTTGGAGATCCAGTTGATAATATACCTGGAATACCAGGTATTGGTCCCAAAATTGCTGCACAATTACTGAATCAATTTGGAACGCTCGATTTTTTATTGCAACATATGTCTGAAATTAAACAAAAGAAACGACGTGAAGCTATTCAAGAATATAGCAAAAGTATAGAAATTTCTCGCACATTGGTCACACTCAAAACAGATGTACCTATAGATCATGATTTAAGCAGTTTTGTTTTAGAAAAACAGGATGGTCCGCGTTTAATCTCTTTTTTGAAAGCTATGGAATTTGCAACTCTCACTCGTCGTGTTGCAGAAGCGACAGAATGTGATGCTATGGCTATTGATGCCTGTAATATAGATTTTGAGTGGGAAAAAATCTCACAGAGGCCTAATTCAAACACCGAACAAGGTGATATAATGTTGATGCGCCACTTACCTGAAAATAATCCACAAACTTTGGCACAGAAACGTAAGGAAGAAGCTTTTACTCAATCAATTACAAGTGATCTTTATGAAACTATCCTGGATGAAGAAACTTTAAAAAAATGGTTATTAGAGGCGACAGAACAAGGCCATTTCTCTTTTAAAATAGTTGCAACTTCTCCCGATCCTATGCAAGCGGAGTTTGTTGGTTTTTCACTATCATTACAGCCGAATAGAGCTGCTTACATACCTTTAGAGCATATAGAAGAAACAAAAAATCTTTTTGGTGGTGGGCGTATAGCAGGGCAAATAGAAGTGCAAAGAGCGCTGGTTCTTCTAAAACCTGTGTTGGAAAATCAAGCAATATTAAAAATCGGCCAAAATATAAAATATGATTGGCTCATTATGAAACGACACGGTATTATAATGCGTTCTTTTGATGATATAATGCTTATATCATATGTTTTGGATGCCGGAACTCTAACTCATGACATGGATGCTTTATCTGAACGCTGGCTTGGGCACAAACCAATTTCTTACAAAGAGCTGAAATATGATGGTAAAAAAATTGTTTCCCTTACGCAAGTAGATTTGAAACAAGCAGCTTCTTATGCAGCAGAAAATGCTGATATAGCGCTACGTTTGTGGAAGGTTTTGAAATCAGAGCTTGTTGCGCAAGGAATGGTGAGAATTTATGAGCGCATTGATCGACCACTCATAGAAGCTGTTGCAAGAATTGAAGAAAGAGGGATTCTTATTGATAAGCAAATTTTATCGCGTTTATCAGGAGAATTAGCACAAACTGCTTTTACCCTAGAAGAAGAGATTTATAAATTGGTTGGTGAACGGTTTAATATTGCTTCGCCAAAGCAATTGGGTGATATACTTTTTGATAAAATGGGGTTTTCTGGAGGAACGAAAACTAAAAGTGGGCAGTGGTCAACTTCTGCACAAGTTTTGGAGGAGTTAGCCTCTGAAGGACATATTTTGCTCCGTAAAATTGTTGATTGGCGTCAGCTTGTAAAGCTAAAATCGACCTACACTGACGCTTTACCTTCTTATATTTTGCCCAGAACGGGACGCATTCACACAAACTATTCTCTCGCAATAACGTCAACAGGACGATTATCATCGTTTGAGCCAAATTTACAAAATATTCCGATTCGAACCGCAGAAGGGCGGAAAATTCGTGCAGCGTTTGTTGCTCCAGAGGGTCATGTTCTCTTATCAGCTGATTATGGTCAGATTGAATTGCGCCTGCTTGCGCATATTGCTAATATCACTGCACTGAAAGAGGCTTTTTCTAAGGGACAAGATATTCACTCTACGATTGCATCGCAAATGTTTGGAGTATCTGTAGAGGAAATGTCTTCTGATGTACGTCGTCGTGCGAAAGCAATTAATTTTGGCATTATTTATGGCATATCAGCTTTTGGATTAGCGAAGCAATTAGGTATTTCACGAGAAGAAGCAGGCCATTTTATTAATCTCTATTTTGAAAGATTTCCAGGAATTAAAACTTACATGGAGGCTGCCAAAGTATCTGCACGTCAAAATGGCTATGTGGAAACGATTTTTGGCCGTCGTATTCACTTTCCTGAAATAAAAGCAGCAGACCAAAAAGTTCGCGCTTTTAATGAGCGTGCTGCCATTAATGCTCCCATCCAAGGATCTGCAGCAGATATAATTCGCCGTGCAATGATTCAAATGGATGGTGCTTTAGAAAAGGCAAAATTATCTGCTAGAATGCTGCTGCAGATTCATGACGAATTGATCTTTGAGATTCCTGAAACTGAGAGTGAAGAGACAACGAAACTAGTTAAAAAAATCATGGAGAACGCGACAATGCCTGCATTATCTTTATCTGTGCCGCTCGAAGTAAAAATTACGATAGCTCAAAATTTGGGTGAGACGCATTAGCTTTATTTTACACATCCGTTTGATAGTTTAACAAGAAAAATAATTTTACGCAATTCATACAAAGGACAAACTGTGCATACAGGTATCTATTATCAATTGAGGAGAATTATAAAAAATACACCAGGAGAGAAAATGATCATTCTCTCGTAGAAAAAGTAACGTGATTTTAAAAATTTAAAAAAGCCTCATCTCTTTTCGGAAACAAGGCTGATAATAGAACAATGTTTTCTCTGCTAATCACGGTTTGAACCGAGAAATTGAAGCAAAAAGACGAACATATTTATGAAGTCAAGATAAAGGTTTAGAGCACCCATAATGACTTTACGACCTCTTGTTTCATCACCATCATTTTCATAATACATCAACTTTATGTTTTGCGTATTATAAGCTGTTAAACCCGCAAAAACGAGTACACCAATCACTGAAATAGCAAACTGCAAGGCGCTCGATCCAAGGAACATATTAACGATCGTGGAAAGCATCAAGCCAACCAAACCGATTAATAGAAATGATCCCATAGCTGTAAGGTCACGCTTTGTAGTGTAACCATAAAGTGATAAAGAGAGGAAAGCAGCAGAGGTTATAGCAAATGTCTGCACAATACTTTCTGGTGTATAACGCAAGATAATAGACGATAGTGAAAGGCCTACAAGGGTTGCATAAGCGTAAAAAAGATTGCGGGCAGTGCTTGTGCTAAGGGAACTTATCTTGAAGCTGAGAAATAAAACAGCCACCAAGGGAGCGAACATAATAATGTAGGAAAACGGTGACGTATAAAATGTTACCCCAAAAGATGTTAAATAAATACTGCTATTGAGCTGAACAACTGCTTGGCTCATATCTGTTGTTGTTGTCAGTGATGCAATTGCATAGGCAGCAGCTGCTGTGACAAGTAAACCGATAGCCATAGTATTATAAACGCTCAGCATATAGCTTCGTAAGCCCTGATCAATCGACGCATCGGCATGAGACACCGACGCTGAACGTAAATCTCTGAAATCAGCCATAGTAAAAATTCCTTATGATACAAATCCCGTCGGGCCCTACGATTTACACTTGCTAAACATAACAACGCTGAGCACCGCTGGCAGAACTCTAATATATTTCCTCTATTATGGAGATTTATTTGAAAAATACAAGAGACTTTGTTTACAGGAAAAATACAAAATTGCGGTTAATTGGGGTAGTACAGATTATTGAGGAATGAGTAATCTGTTTTGCCATGATCATTATCGAAAAGATTAGGAAAACAAAATATTTGTAATCATCGGGATATGTTTGCTTCGATTTCTGATTTTATAAAAAAGATAATAAACTAAAAGATAAGTTTTTCTACGCATTTAACGCAGGAAAATTAATCACGTTAATTTTAGGAAAAAGGTTTATCGATACAGTTTTTCGTTTTTCTCCATAAATATAACTCGTCAATCAAAATGACAATAACGCCGAGTGTTATAAAAGCATCCGCAATATTAAAAATAGCAAAATAGA of Bartonella ancashensis contains these proteins:
- the polA gene encoding DNA polymerase I, yielding MVDGSGYIFRAYYALPSLKRKKDGLPVGAVAGFCSMLWKLLCDARNTSVGAVPTHFAVIFDHSSDTFRKKIYPQYKANRASPPEDLIPQFNLIREATKAFNIPYVEKEGFEADDLIATYAHLATKAGVKTTIISSDKDLMQLVNTSVSLYDGVKNKHIGIAEVVEKWGVTPEKMIDLQTLVGDPVDNIPGIPGIGPKIAAQLLNQFGTLDFLLQHMSEIKQKKRREAIQEYSKSIEISRTLVTLKTDVPIDHDLSSFVLEKQDGPRLISFLKAMEFATLTRRVAEATECDAMAIDACNIDFEWEKISQRPNSNTEQGDIMLMRHLPENNPQTLAQKRKEEAFTQSITSDLYETILDEETLKKWLLEATEQGHFSFKIVATSPDPMQAEFVGFSLSLQPNRAAYIPLEHIEETKNLFGGGRIAGQIEVQRALVLLKPVLENQAILKIGQNIKYDWLIMKRHGIIMRSFDDIMLISYVLDAGTLTHDMDALSERWLGHKPISYKELKYDGKKIVSLTQVDLKQAASYAAENADIALRLWKVLKSELVAQGMVRIYERIDRPLIEAVARIEERGILIDKQILSRLSGELAQTAFTLEEEIYKLVGERFNIASPKQLGDILFDKMGFSGGTKTKSGQWSTSAQVLEELASEGHILLRKIVDWRQLVKLKSTYTDALPSYILPRTGRIHTNYSLAITSTGRLSSFEPNLQNIPIRTAEGRKIRAAFVAPEGHVLLSADYGQIELRLLAHIANITALKEAFSKGQDIHSTIASQMFGVSVEEMSSDVRRRAKAINFGIIYGISAFGLAKQLGISREEAGHFINLYFERFPGIKTYMEAAKVSARQNGYVETIFGRRIHFPEIKAADQKVRAFNERAAINAPIQGSAADIIRRAMIQMDGALEKAKLSARMLLQIHDELIFEIPETESEETTKLVKKIMENATMPALSLSVPLEVKITIAQNLGETH
- a CDS encoding Bax inhibitor-1/YccA family protein, whose product is MADFRDLRSASVSHADASIDQGLRSYMLSVYNTMAIGLLVTAAAAYAIASLTTTTDMSQAVVQLNSSIYLTSFGVTFYTSPFSYIIMFAPLVAVLFLSFKISSLSTSTARNLFYAYATLVGLSLSSIILRYTPESIVQTFAITSAAFLSLSLYGYTTKRDLTAMGSFLLIGLVGLMLSTIVNMFLGSSALQFAISVIGVLVFAGLTAYNTQNIKLMYYENDGDETRGRKVIMGALNLYLDFINMFVFLLQFLGSNRD